From Zavarzinella sp., one genomic window encodes:
- a CDS encoding VIT domain-containing protein, with the protein MLIRQYCVALMLVFATQQLCFSRGLVVPHDKQVPPLGMVFHRVNIDIQDQVAITTVEQAFRNHTNRALEAEYLFPVPKGASVNKLTIWVNGKEVHGELLPAKEATVIYNEIVRKTKDPALLEYVGGDLVRLKLFPIQPRNDQKVKVSYTSIANQDNKVVEYVYPLKTDGKALATLEEFSISAVLRSQQAIQHVYSPTHAVDLSRRSDKEVRMEFRKSQSILDRDFQLFYTLGDQEIGLTPLFQRHVTGEAGHFLFLLSPEMEKTKEKSVARDMVLVLDTSGSMTAVKMDQARKAIKHCLANLRAEDRFNVVSFSTTVRQYREQLVDAKQDQIEDAMKWVDDLRSGGGTAIELALLDSMTLRTADKGRSFTMVFFTDGQPTIGEMKPENILKHVQEKNTANTRIFTFGVGDDVNTALLDQLAETTKAISTYVRPAEDIEVKVSSLYSKISHPIMSDLRLRSSTNVKLFEMYPTSLPDLFYGSQLVVLGKYTGSGTGTITLSGQVNGKKHEFKYEVKFPERTKDERGFVENLWARRKVAFLLDQIRLNGENKELMDELISLAKLHGIATPYTSYLVVPDAPVPLAQNPAPPAGLPANPTKPVTGSHSQFGGQFGGGGFSGGFGGQFGGQFGGQFGGGFGGGSIPGAPAPVVGAGDKNQKVEDFAKDIAKKPGEIGSSRGVYEKDRLKELAKQLDDNIEKLDRARRDNKTDPKGLQQLEEQAKEVKKELESAQVQIRDLTLAGKLLNSGNYRQAQSGAVGVNVAIVANNLRNQTRLTPTANRRVQGRNCIEVGGLWIDERFSANMKTVAVKSQSNAYFKILQAQPEMKEVFALGNYLVFITPSNTALILDENHGLEELTDAAIEDLFRSPAKK; encoded by the coding sequence ATGTTGATTCGCCAATATTGTGTCGCCCTGATGCTGGTCTTTGCTACGCAGCAATTGTGCTTCTCACGTGGCCTTGTTGTGCCACATGACAAGCAAGTGCCCCCACTGGGGATGGTATTCCACCGAGTTAATATCGATATTCAGGATCAGGTTGCCATCACTACCGTGGAACAGGCATTTCGAAACCACACCAACCGTGCCTTGGAAGCAGAATACCTGTTTCCGGTGCCTAAGGGGGCCAGTGTCAACAAACTGACTATCTGGGTGAATGGCAAAGAAGTTCATGGGGAATTGCTGCCTGCGAAAGAAGCGACAGTCATTTACAATGAAATAGTTCGCAAAACCAAAGACCCTGCTCTTCTGGAATACGTCGGTGGGGATCTGGTACGCTTGAAGTTGTTTCCAATTCAGCCCCGCAACGATCAAAAAGTAAAAGTCAGCTATACTTCCATTGCCAATCAGGACAATAAAGTTGTTGAGTATGTCTACCCGCTGAAAACGGATGGCAAAGCCCTGGCCACATTGGAAGAATTTTCCATCTCTGCCGTGCTTCGGTCCCAACAGGCGATTCAGCATGTGTATAGCCCCACCCATGCGGTTGATCTGTCGCGGCGCAGCGACAAAGAAGTGCGTATGGAGTTCCGAAAATCGCAATCAATCTTGGATCGCGATTTTCAATTATTTTACACACTGGGTGATCAGGAAATTGGTCTGACCCCACTGTTTCAACGGCATGTGACAGGTGAGGCGGGACATTTTCTGTTTCTGCTTTCGCCTGAAATGGAAAAAACAAAGGAAAAATCGGTTGCCCGTGATATGGTGCTGGTGCTCGATACTTCAGGCAGCATGACTGCGGTAAAAATGGACCAGGCACGCAAGGCTATTAAGCATTGTCTGGCGAATCTGCGGGCGGAAGACCGATTTAATGTGGTCAGCTTCAGTACCACAGTGCGGCAGTATCGCGAGCAGCTGGTCGATGCAAAACAGGATCAGATTGAAGATGCCATGAAATGGGTAGATGACTTACGATCGGGTGGTGGAACGGCAATTGAACTAGCATTGCTCGATTCCATGACGTTACGCACAGCAGATAAGGGTAGATCTTTTACGATGGTATTTTTCACCGATGGTCAGCCCACGATCGGTGAAATGAAGCCCGAAAATATCTTAAAGCATGTGCAGGAAAAAAATACTGCCAACACACGTATCTTTACTTTTGGTGTGGGCGACGATGTGAATACTGCACTGCTGGATCAACTGGCAGAAACTACCAAGGCAATCAGCACGTATGTGCGACCCGCTGAAGATATCGAAGTGAAAGTATCCAGCTTGTACAGCAAGATCAGCCATCCCATTATGTCTGATCTGCGGTTGCGATCATCCACAAACGTCAAGTTATTTGAAATGTACCCCACGTCATTGCCGGATTTGTTCTATGGCAGTCAATTAGTGGTGCTGGGCAAATACACTGGCAGTGGAACTGGCACCATTACACTTAGCGGTCAGGTGAACGGTAAAAAGCACGAGTTCAAATACGAAGTCAAGTTCCCAGAACGCACCAAAGACGAACGGGGCTTTGTGGAGAATCTGTGGGCACGCCGCAAAGTAGCTTTTCTGCTCGATCAGATTCGATTGAACGGTGAAAACAAGGAATTAATGGATGAATTGATTTCGCTTGCAAAACTACACGGAATTGCAACACCCTACACAAGTTACCTGGTAGTGCCTGATGCTCCAGTACCATTGGCTCAGAATCCTGCACCTCCGGCTGGTTTGCCAGCCAACCCCACGAAACCAGTTACTGGATCACATAGCCAGTTTGGTGGTCAGTTTGGTGGAGGTGGATTCAGTGGAGGCTTTGGCGGCCAATTTGGAGGCCAGTTTGGCGGTCAGTTCGGAGGCGGATTTGGTGGTGGGAGTATTCCTGGTGCACCCGCACCCGTCGTGGGGGCAGGGGACAAGAATCAGAAAGTAGAAGATTTTGCCAAAGACATCGCGAAAAAGCCTGGCGAAATTGGATCTTCCCGAGGTGTTTACGAAAAAGATCGTTTGAAAGAACTGGCAAAGCAGTTGGATGATAATATCGAGAAATTGGATCGGGCTCGCCGAGACAATAAAACCGATCCTAAGGGATTGCAGCAACTTGAAGAGCAGGCAAAGGAAGTGAAAAAAGAACTGGAATCTGCCCAGGTGCAGATTCGAGATCTGACACTGGCAGGAAAGTTATTGAACTCTGGCAATTACCGCCAGGCACAGTCCGGTGCCGTGGGTGTCAACGTGGCAATTGTTGCCAATAATTTGCGAAATCAAACCCGCCTGACTCCCACAGCGAATCGTCGAGTGCAAGGAAGAAACTGCATTGAGGTTGGTGGCCTGTGGATTGACGAACGGTTTTCAGCCAACATGAAAACGGTGGCAGTCAAGTCGCAAAGCAATGCCTACTTCAAAATTCTCCAAGCCCAGCCAGAAATGAAAGAAGTGTTTGCTTTGGGGAACTATCTGGTATTTATTACTCCCAGCAACACCGCATTGATTCTGGATGAAAACCATGGTCTGGAAGAACTGACGGATGCTGCCATCGAAGATCTGTTCCGTAGTCCCGCGAAGAAGTAG
- a CDS encoding NAD(P)-dependent oxidoreductase: MSIVIAQPGKTRIGWIGTGVMGRWMCQHAMEKGFQATVYTRTPEKAQPLVELGAKLAGSPREVAENSDVVFAIVGFPSDVREVFLGEKGALSGSKAGTILVDMTTSEPTLAVEIYKAALEKGVFSLDAPVSGGDVGAKNAALSIMIGGDAEVVAAVQPIFECMGKTIVHQGKAGSGQHTKMVNQILIAANMIAVCEGLLYGYKSGLDLETVFKSVSVGAAGSKALEVLGPRMMARNFEPGFYVEHFIKDMGIALAEAEKMNICLPGLALAKQLYEAVRAQGYGRKGTHALLLALEHISNVKR; encoded by the coding sequence ATGAGCATCGTGATTGCCCAGCCTGGTAAAACTCGCATTGGCTGGATTGGCACAGGAGTGATGGGACGCTGGATGTGCCAGCATGCCATGGAAAAAGGCTTTCAGGCAACAGTTTACACACGCACGCCAGAAAAAGCCCAGCCACTAGTCGAGTTGGGGGCGAAATTAGCTGGAAGCCCACGCGAAGTGGCAGAAAATTCTGACGTGGTTTTTGCGATTGTGGGCTTTCCCAGCGATGTACGGGAGGTCTTTTTGGGTGAAAAAGGTGCACTTTCGGGTAGTAAGGCGGGCACAATTCTGGTTGATATGACCACCAGTGAGCCCACTCTAGCAGTAGAAATATACAAAGCTGCGCTCGAAAAAGGGGTGTTTTCGCTCGATGCACCTGTTTCGGGGGGCGATGTCGGTGCTAAAAATGCCGCACTTTCCATTATGATTGGGGGCGATGCAGAAGTAGTGGCTGCGGTTCAGCCAATTTTTGAATGTATGGGCAAAACAATTGTGCACCAGGGCAAAGCTGGTTCCGGACAGCACACCAAAATGGTGAATCAGATTTTGATTGCTGCCAATATGATTGCGGTTTGCGAAGGATTGCTTTACGGTTATAAATCCGGGCTGGACCTGGAAACTGTATTCAAATCGGTTTCTGTCGGTGCGGCAGGCAGCAAAGCGCTGGAGGTGTTAGGCCCACGGATGATGGCACGCAACTTTGAACCTGGCTTCTATGTAGAGCACTTTATCAAAGACATGGGGATTGCCCTGGCCGAAGCCGAAAAAATGAACATCTGTCTTCCTGGTTTGGCACTGGCCAAGCAATTGTACGAAGCGGTCCGTGCCCAGGGTTATGGCCGCAAAGGCACCCACGCCCTGTTACTTGCACTGGAACATATTTCGAACGTGAAACGGTAG
- a CDS encoding GNAT family N-acetyltransferase, with protein sequence MREPSLLTARLVLRDITELDARSLLELDADPEVMRYMGDRPATTIDWYRDRIRTVYMLNLSHPWHGIRIIEDRTTGQFLGWIFIRPAIKAQFAAEIGWTDPNAEEIGYRLQQSAWGQGIATEAATILLHIAENDPKTKSIVACAHAENARSIRVVQKLGLLQVGNCFLDECGKPVVKLEKELHLQ encoded by the coding sequence ATGAGAGAACCTTCACTTTTAACCGCACGTCTGGTGTTGCGTGACATCACAGAACTGGATGCCAGGTCACTGCTTGAACTGGATGCTGATCCTGAGGTGATGCGGTACATGGGGGATCGACCAGCGACAACGATTGACTGGTACCGCGACCGTATTCGCACTGTTTACATGTTGAACCTGAGCCATCCCTGGCATGGCATACGAATTATTGAAGACCGCACCACTGGGCAGTTTTTGGGGTGGATATTCATCAGACCGGCGATCAAGGCACAATTTGCTGCAGAAATTGGCTGGACAGATCCCAATGCGGAAGAGATTGGTTATCGCCTGCAGCAATCTGCGTGGGGACAGGGTATTGCGACAGAAGCCGCAACTATCTTGCTGCACATTGCCGAAAATGACCCAAAAACCAAGTCCATAGTTGCCTGTGCCCACGCGGAAAACGCTCGCTCAATTCGAGTGGTACAGAAGCTTGGATTGTTGCAGGTGGGAAATTGTTTTCTTGATGAATGTGGGAAGCCAGTAGTAAAACTTGAAAAAGAACTCCACCTGCAATAA
- a CDS encoding TrmJ/YjtD family RNA methyltransferase, whose product MGEILNWKSNCRIVLVQPKFAGNIGMTARAMANFGFSNLYLVDPLANHHDIQATMMAREATHILRDAKVVATLQEAIAATHYVIGTSGKISRNEADQPSPTPKWVVGHLESQFPSGCGLAILFGSETDGLTKDHLQYCQQRMLIPTVAEHPSMNLGQAVGVCLYELSQIRWHSLPTLAPNQQNSATIADIERLVQVFEQSLRRTTSKWDGHHVQNIIALRQLLAKASLQKKELQALYQIARTLERLVELGGAADSPE is encoded by the coding sequence ATGGGTGAAATTCTGAATTGGAAATCGAACTGTCGAATCGTGCTGGTGCAGCCGAAATTTGCAGGCAATATTGGCATGACTGCCCGCGCAATGGCCAATTTCGGGTTTTCCAATTTGTATCTGGTAGACCCACTGGCAAATCATCACGATATCCAGGCGACCATGATGGCGCGGGAAGCAACCCACATCCTTCGTGATGCCAAAGTGGTAGCGACATTGCAGGAGGCAATCGCAGCAACTCATTACGTCATTGGTACTTCCGGCAAAATTTCTCGGAATGAAGCAGATCAGCCCTCACCCACGCCCAAGTGGGTAGTGGGTCATCTGGAAAGTCAATTTCCTTCAGGTTGTGGACTTGCCATTCTGTTCGGTTCGGAAACAGACGGTCTGACCAAAGACCACCTGCAATATTGCCAACAACGGATGCTGATTCCCACGGTGGCAGAACATCCCAGCATGAACCTTGGTCAGGCAGTGGGAGTGTGTCTTTACGAATTATCGCAAATCCGCTGGCATTCGCTCCCAACATTGGCCCCGAATCAACAAAACAGTGCGACCATTGCTGATATTGAAAGACTGGTTCAGGTATTTGAGCAATCGTTGCGTCGCACCACGTCGAAGTGGGATGGCCATCACGTTCAGAACATCATCGCCTTGCGCCAGTTATTGGCGAAAGCCTCATTACAGAAAAAGGAACTTCAGGCACTTTACCAAATCGCCCGCACGCTCGAACGACTGGTTGAACTTGGTGGTGCCGCTGATTCTCCTGAGTGA
- a CDS encoding pyridoxal-dependent decarboxylase — protein MNADRFQELVDTFFTCNRTQLLEIINELLLAHEAEQSLPPGGVMSRNYETAQANPEIHTLPGNLKDARDAIFPFFWGTDNWQSKLHLENVKGPPNYASLIGTFAAVLKNPNMCVDTYCLRSNELEVKAITALANLIFYHTQSPWGVFTIGGTISNLYAGKLGIEKVAPGTMRKGMQEANLVGVVSEAGHYSNETLAGWLGMGVDNLHAIPTDRDIAMRIDLLEAKLDELYQAGKKVAFVIATFGTTDAFGIDDIALIREVINRKAMQYQATIPHLHADAAVGWVSCFLTEYDLTANPLEIHPSTLALVEKSQQATKGFQHADSVTIDFHKMGWGHYPSSAFIVSRRDDLALLTRSLDEIPYFAEADFRHDPALFTLECSRPGIGPYSVMASLNGIGLQGYRMLVVQAIERARQLKERIERFDFCKVLNLNTPGPSVCWWVLPRGRDAKRIFERFENNELTIEEREQYLHEIRRMYEKRESAMNPAVDARLSFTRSYGYHPHGQTLPAWKAVFFNPRTDDEVIDRIIASIEDLT, from the coding sequence TTGAATGCAGATCGTTTTCAGGAACTGGTAGATACGTTTTTTACGTGCAACCGCACCCAGTTATTAGAAATTATTAACGAATTACTGCTGGCCCACGAGGCAGAGCAGTCTTTGCCCCCAGGTGGGGTGATGTCGCGAAATTATGAAACGGCCCAGGCAAATCCTGAAATTCATACACTTCCTGGGAATTTGAAAGATGCACGTGATGCCATTTTTCCATTTTTCTGGGGTACCGATAACTGGCAATCGAAGTTGCATCTGGAAAATGTGAAAGGCCCACCGAATTATGCGTCGCTGATAGGCACCTTCGCTGCGGTTCTGAAAAACCCGAACATGTGTGTTGATACGTACTGTCTGCGATCGAATGAGCTGGAAGTGAAGGCGATTACCGCACTGGCCAATCTCATTTTCTACCACACGCAATCGCCCTGGGGTGTCTTTACCATCGGTGGTACCATCTCCAATTTGTATGCAGGCAAATTGGGGATTGAAAAGGTTGCCCCCGGCACCATGCGTAAAGGAATGCAGGAAGCCAATCTCGTGGGGGTGGTATCTGAAGCGGGCCATTATTCCAACGAAACTCTTGCTGGCTGGCTGGGGATGGGTGTAGATAACCTCCATGCAATTCCCACTGATCGTGACATTGCGATGCGAATCGATCTGCTGGAAGCAAAGTTGGATGAACTCTACCAGGCGGGCAAAAAAGTGGCATTTGTCATCGCGACATTTGGCACTACAGATGCCTTTGGGATCGATGATATCGCTTTAATTCGAGAAGTAATCAATCGCAAAGCAATGCAGTATCAGGCAACAATCCCCCACTTGCATGCAGATGCGGCTGTGGGCTGGGTCAGTTGTTTTCTAACAGAGTATGACCTCACAGCAAATCCGTTGGAAATTCATCCAAGTACTCTGGCATTGGTAGAAAAATCGCAGCAGGCAACCAAAGGTTTTCAACATGCTGATTCTGTAACTATCGATTTTCACAAAATGGGCTGGGGGCACTATCCATCAAGTGCCTTTATTGTCAGCCGACGCGATGATCTGGCATTGCTCACACGATCCTTAGATGAGATACCGTATTTTGCAGAAGCCGATTTTCGCCACGATCCTGCACTTTTTACACTGGAGTGTTCCCGACCAGGTATCGGTCCTTATTCGGTAATGGCATCCTTGAATGGGATCGGACTGCAAGGTTACCGGATGCTGGTAGTGCAGGCAATAGAGCGAGCACGTCAGTTAAAAGAACGGATCGAGCGGTTTGATTTTTGCAAGGTCCTGAACTTAAATACCCCAGGACCAAGTGTTTGCTGGTGGGTGCTGCCACGTGGGCGGGATGCCAAGCGGATTTTTGAACGATTTGAAAATAATGAACTAACCATTGAAGAACGGGAGCAATATTTACACGAGATTCGGCGGATGTATGAAAAGCGGGAATCTGCAATGAATCCTGCTGTGGATGCCCGCTTAAGTTTTACCAGATCCTACGGTTATCATCCCCACGGTCAGACGTTGCCCGCATGGAAAGCAGTGTTCTTCAACCCCCGCACGGACGATGAAGTGATTGATCGGATCATCGCCAGTATTGAAGATCTCACATAA